A DNA window from Salvelinus sp. IW2-2015 linkage group LG4q.1:29, ASM291031v2, whole genome shotgun sequence contains the following coding sequences:
- the LOC111961841 gene encoding large ribosomal subunit protein eL37 has product MTKGTSSFGKRRNKTHALCRRCGSKAYHLQKSSCGKCGYPEKRKRRYNWSAKAKRRNTTGSGRLRHLRVVYRRFRNGFREGTTPKPKRAAVAASSSS; this is encoded by the exons ATG ACGAAGGGTACATCGTCCTTCGGAAAGCGGCGTAATAAGACGCACGCTCTGTGCCGTCGCTGTGGCTCCAAGGCTTACCACCTGCAGAAGTCGTCCTGCGGGAAGTGTGGGTATCCCGAGAAACGCAAGAGACGGT ACAACTGGAGCGCTAAGGCCAAGAGGAGGAACACCACTGGGTCCGGCCGCCTGAGACACCTGCGAGTCGTCTACCGCAGATTCAG GAACGGGTTCCGGGAAGGGACCACCCCAAAGCCTAAGCGTGCTGCAGTGGCTGCCTCCAGCTCGTCCTAG